The Verrucomicrobiota bacterium genome window below encodes:
- a CDS encoding peptidylprolyl isomerase has protein sequence MAQASGSSRGAAHGDTVKIHYTGMLIDGTVFDSSRDGEPLEFTLGSGQVIEGFEQAVLGMSPGESKTATIPAAEAYGPRYEEMVVTVERGQLPDELDPQVGQRLRVEQGEGEALIVTVVEASGSNVTLDGNHPLAGLDLTFALELVEIV, from the coding sequence ATGGCACAGGCATCCGGCAGTTCCAGAGGAGCTGCACACGGCGACACGGTGAAGATCCACTACACGGGCATGCTGATTGACGGGACGGTGTTCGACTCGTCGCGCGACGGCGAGCCGCTGGAGTTCACGCTTGGTTCGGGCCAGGTCATTGAGGGCTTCGAGCAGGCCGTGCTCGGCATGAGCCCGGGCGAGTCGAAGACGGCGACGATTCCCGCGGCCGAGGCGTACGGGCCACGCTACGAGGAGATGGTCGTTACGGTTGAGCGTGGACAACTGCCCGACGAGCTCGATCCGCAGGTCGGCCAGCGCCTGCGTGTCGAGCAGGGCGAGGGCGAAGCGCTGATCGTAACCGTAGTCGAGGCGAGCGGCTCGAACGTGACACTCGACGGCAACCACCCGCTTGCCGGTCTGGACCTGACGTTCGCCCTCGAGCTTGTCGAGATCGTCTAA